The following proteins come from a genomic window of Salvia hispanica cultivar TCC Black 2014 chromosome 4, UniMelb_Shisp_WGS_1.0, whole genome shotgun sequence:
- the LOC125222200 gene encoding splicing factor U2af small subunit B-like, translating to MAEHLASIFGTEKDRVNCPFYFKIGACRHGDRCSRLHNRPTISPTLLLSNMYQRPDMITPGVDAQGQPIDPDKIQEHFEDFYEDIYEELSKFGEIESLNVCDNLADHMIGNVYVLFKEEDQAAAALNALQGRFYSGRPIIADFSPVTDFREATCRQYEENSCNRGGYCNFMHVKMIGRELRRKLYGTRHGKFWGTRSRSRSASPPKREREKDRNRERERDYDRRDHHRGSGRRSGGDDRHGGRYGSERRRHGGSPRRSRSPVREGSEERRARIEQWNREREEKGQ from the coding sequence ATGGCGGAGCACTTGGCCTCCATTTTCGGCACCGAGAAAGACCGCGTCAACTGCCCGTTCTACTTCAAAATCGGCGCCTGCCGCCACGGCGACCGGTGCTCCCGCCTCCACAACCGCCCCACCATTTCTCCGACGCTGCTGCTGTCCAACATGTACCAGCGCCCCGACATGATAACCCCCGGCGTCGACGCCCAGGGCCAGCCGATCGACCCCGACAAGATCCAGGAGCATTTCGAGGATTTCTACGAGGACATATACGAGGAGCTCAGCAAATTCGGCGAAATCGAGAGCCTCAATGTCTGCGACAACCTCGCCGACCACATGATTGGAAATGTCTACGTCCTGTTCAAGGAGGAGGACCAGGCGGCTGCTGCTCTCAACGCCTTGCAGGGCAGGTTCTACTCTGGCCGTCCGATTATTGCCGATTTCTCGCCGGTCACTGATTTTCGCGAGGCCACGTGCCGGCAGTATGAAGAGAACAGCTGTAACCGTGGCGGCTACTGCAATTTTATGCATGTTAAGATGATCGGTAGGGAGCTGAGGAGGAAGCTGTATGGTACTCGCCATGGCAAGTTTTGGGGAACTAGGAGCCGAAGCAGGAGTGCGAGTCCCCCTAAGCGTGAGAGGGAGAAAGACAGGAACagggaaagagagagggaTTATGATAGGAGGGATCACCACCGTGGTAGTGGGAGGAGGAGTGGTGGAGATGACAGGCATGGTGGGAGGTATGGGAGTGAGAGGAGGAGGCATGGAGGGAGTCCGAGGAGGAGCAGGAGTCCAGTGAGGGAAGGGAGCGAGGAGCGTAGAGCTAGAATTGAGCAGTGGAATCGGGAGAGGGAGGAGAAGGGGCAGTGA